The following are from one region of the Entelurus aequoreus isolate RoL-2023_Sb linkage group LG17, RoL_Eaeq_v1.1, whole genome shotgun sequence genome:
- the mthfd2 gene encoding bifunctional methylenetetrahydrofolate dehydrogenase/cyclohydrolase, mitochondrial — MAAVSRALRRVCQHSRHQLCQLHTSAPRQEAVVISGKKLARQIRDEARADLENWMLAGHRRPHLSVVLVGDNPASHSYVLNKTRAAADVGISSETILKHSDISEEELLDLIFKLNTDHRVDGLLVQLPLPDHIDERTICNAVSPTKDVDGFHVVNVGRMCLDQSTMLPATPWGVWEIINRTGIPTQGKNVVVAGRSKNVGMPIAMLLHTDGRHERPGGDATVTISHRYTPKDQLRQHTQIADIVVAAAGIPNLITADMIKEGAAVIDVGINRVQDPLTGKSRLVGDVDFEGVRQKASFITPVPGGVGPMTVAMLMKNTIKAAKNVLLFPPERIRMAAAS, encoded by the exons ATGGCAGCGGTCAGCAGGGCTCTCAGGAGAGTGTGTCAGCACTCCCGCCATCAACTGTGTCAGCTACACACGTCCGCCCCGAG gCAGGAGGCTGTGGTCATCTCAGGAAAGAAGCTTGCCCGTCAGATCCGGGACGAGGCGCGGGCCGATTTGGAGAACTGGATGCTGGCCGGACACCGGAGGCCTCATCTCAGCGTGGTTCTGGTCGGAGACAACCCGGCCAGTCACTCGTACGTCCTCAACAAGACCAGAGCGGCCGCCGATGTCG GAATCTCCAGCGAGACCATCCTCAAGCATTCCGACATCAGCGAGGAAGAGTTACTGGACCTCATCTTCAAACTAAACACGGACCATCGCGTGGACGGCCTGCTTGTGCAGCTTCCTCtgccag ATCACATCGATGAACGCACCATCTGCAACGCCGTGTCCCCCACCAAGGACGTGGACGGCTTCCACGTGGTCAACGTGGGCCGCATGTGTCTGGACCAGTCCACCATGTTGCCCGCCACTCCCTGGGGGGTGTGGGAAATCATCAACCGTACAG GTATTCCCACTCAGGGGAAGAACGTGGTGGTCGCGGGGCGCTCCAAGAACGTGGGCATGCCCATTGCCATGTTGCTGCACACAGACGGTCGTCACGAGAGACCAGGAG GCGACGCCACAGTCACCATCTCCCACCGATACACTCCCAAGGATCAACTTCGGCAACACACTCAAATAGCTGACATCGTGGTGGCGGCTGCAG GGATTCCCAATCTCATCACAGCTGACATGATCAAAGAGGGCGCGGCCGTGATCGACGTGGGCATAAACCGGGTGCAGGATCCGCTCACTGGGAAGAGCAGACTGGTTGGAGATGTGGATTTTGAAG GTGTGCGACAGAAGGCGAGCTTCATCACGCCCGTCCCAGGAGGCGTGGGCCCCATGACGGTGGCCATGCTCATGAAGAACACCATCAAAGCAGCCAAGAACGTTCTGCTCTTTCCACCCGAGAGGATCCGCATGGCGGCCGCGTCCTAA